In Pseudomonas sp. GCEP-101, one DNA window encodes the following:
- a CDS encoding PaaI family thioesterase has product MHVDSLQDTVAPEGVCYGCGGRNPHGLHIKSRWHEDGVHVVAEHLPDAKYCGWPELVYGGLIAMLVDCHSNWTAMAYHYRAEGREPGSLPRIDCVTGHLGIKYIKPTPMGVPLTLRAHVEGEVGRKSRIICEVYAGDVLTCVGDSIFVRVDTAQLRDAAHGRDA; this is encoded by the coding sequence ATGCACGTGGACTCACTGCAAGACACTGTCGCGCCGGAAGGCGTCTGCTACGGCTGCGGCGGGCGCAACCCGCACGGACTGCACATCAAGAGCCGCTGGCACGAGGACGGCGTCCACGTCGTCGCCGAGCACCTGCCCGACGCCAAGTACTGCGGCTGGCCGGAACTGGTCTACGGCGGGCTGATCGCCATGCTGGTGGACTGCCACTCGAACTGGACGGCCATGGCCTACCACTACCGCGCCGAGGGCCGCGAGCCGGGCAGCCTGCCGCGCATCGACTGCGTGACGGGCCACCTGGGCATCAAGTACATCAAGCCGACGCCCATGGGCGTGCCGCTGACCTTGAGGGCCCATGTCGAGGGCGAGGTCGGTCGCAAGAGCCGGATCATCTGCGAGGTCTACGCCGGCGACGTGCTGACCTGTGTCGGCGACTCGATCTTCGTCCGCGTCGACACGGCGCAGCTGCGCGACGCCGCCCACGGCCGCGACGCCTGA
- a CDS encoding DUF2970 domain-containing protein — protein sequence MDEQQNKPPTFWQMLHSVLAAAFGVQSGRNRARDFTHGKPSHFIAMGILFTLVFVLLLYGLVQLVLHFAGL from the coding sequence ATGGACGAGCAACAGAACAAGCCGCCAACCTTCTGGCAGATGCTGCACAGCGTGCTGGCCGCGGCCTTCGGCGTACAGAGCGGGCGCAACCGCGCGCGCGACTTCACCCACGGCAAGCCCAGCCATTTCATTGCCATGGGCATTTTATTCACCCTGGTCTTCGTGCTGCTGCTCTATGGGCTGGTGCAGCTGGTGCTGCACTTCGCCGGGCTGTAG